One stretch of Nicotiana tabacum cultivar K326 chromosome 18, ASM71507v2, whole genome shotgun sequence DNA includes these proteins:
- the LOC107765104 gene encoding putative peroxygenase 5 isoform X1 gives MASSSSSIDEEGIEKQEPTPLEKHVMFFDINKDGVIYPWETYKGFRKIGSGVLLSTVASIFINIGLSGKTRPGKWPSPLFPIEVKNIKFAKHGSDSAIYDTEGRFVPEKFEELFKKHARTNGNALTAGELDELLKANKQPKDFAGHIAAKSEWKVLYLLCKDEHGLLPKDTVRSVYDGSLFELMAKAKQSKKHGDKSSP, from the exons ATGGCTTCTTCCTCCAGCAGTATTGATGAAGAGG GAATTGAGAAGCAAGAGCCAACCCCTTTGGAAAAGCATGTTATGTTCTTTGATATTAACAAGGATGGTGTGATTTACCCATGGGAAACTTATAAAG GTTTCAGGAAAATTGGAAGTGGAGTTCTCCTCTCAACCGTTGCTTCAATTTTCATTAATATTGGTCTCAGTGGCAAAACTCGACCT GGGAAGTGGCCGTCTCCACTGTTTCCCATTGAAGTGAAGAACATCAAATTTGCCAAGCATGGCAGTGATAGTGCTATCTACGACACCGAAGGAAG GTTTGTTCCTGAAAAATTTGAGGAGTTATTCAAGAAGCATGCACGAACAAATGGTAATGCCTTAACTGCCGGCGAGTTAGATGAACTGCTCAAGGCAAACAAGCAACCGAAGGACTTTGCTGGACA CATTGCTGCTAAATCAGAGTGGAAGGTGCTGTATCTCCTTTGCAAAGATGAACATGGCTTGCTGCCCAAAGACACAGTTAGGAGTGTTTATGATGGTAGCCTTTTTGAACTAATGGCCAAGGCAAAACAATCAAAGAAACAcgg GGATAAATCAAGTCCTTAA
- the LOC107765104 gene encoding putative peroxygenase 4 isoform X2: MASSSSSIDEEGFRKIGSGVLLSTVASIFINIGLSGKTRPGKWPSPLFPIEVKNIKFAKHGSDSAIYDTEGRFVPEKFEELFKKHARTNGNALTAGELDELLKANKQPKDFAGHIAAKSEWKVLYLLCKDEHGLLPKDTVRSVYDGSLFELMAKAKQSKKHGDKSSP, translated from the exons ATGGCTTCTTCCTCCAGCAGTATTGATGAAGAGG GTTTCAGGAAAATTGGAAGTGGAGTTCTCCTCTCAACCGTTGCTTCAATTTTCATTAATATTGGTCTCAGTGGCAAAACTCGACCT GGGAAGTGGCCGTCTCCACTGTTTCCCATTGAAGTGAAGAACATCAAATTTGCCAAGCATGGCAGTGATAGTGCTATCTACGACACCGAAGGAAG GTTTGTTCCTGAAAAATTTGAGGAGTTATTCAAGAAGCATGCACGAACAAATGGTAATGCCTTAACTGCCGGCGAGTTAGATGAACTGCTCAAGGCAAACAAGCAACCGAAGGACTTTGCTGGACA CATTGCTGCTAAATCAGAGTGGAAGGTGCTGTATCTCCTTTGCAAAGATGAACATGGCTTGCTGCCCAAAGACACAGTTAGGAGTGTTTATGATGGTAGCCTTTTTGAACTAATGGCCAAGGCAAAACAATCAAAGAAACAcgg GGATAAATCAAGTCCTTAA